Proteins from a single region of Phycisphaeraceae bacterium D3-23:
- a CDS encoding filamentous hemagglutinin N-terminal domain-containing protein, translating into MSSSLSSRRLSMGRGAKAGAVRMTRRPSTRRLMMSSMALALASTSAWADVTATSSTAGVQVSNPNAGVTQIVAPDNAIINYSEFNVAGGESVQFVQPSAGSRVLNRIHSASPSVIDGTLSANGTVYLVNPAGVTFGNGAVVNVGALYAAAGNVSDVDFLAGVDRFTGLSGAVHNHGTIYAESLVALIGRDVSHGGSIVAPAGTVVMASGDSVLIGQIRGNVFVSVETSVEANADAGGVEVSGTVQAPAISLVSGDIYSMAVSGWLDASSETGEGGDITVTGRTVEVTGTLDASGATAGGTIHVGGELRGSGDTPAAQRTYVGPEAVLRAAATQAGDGGTVVVWAEEATWYYGTIDASAGPAGGDGGFVEVSGKTFLAFAGEIDASGLGGAAGTILLDPENITIVDGGPASDDGEVADGTVLAGEIPDGQLLISEQALEALSGNIVLEATDTISIEDLSDDVLDLTNADSVTFSADQGGVGGEFFMVAGDTILTDGANITITAEHVRIPGNIDTTGASGTSSGDLTLTAVGDQAINRMFLRGTINLGSGGVFDALSSGNISLIGDITAGEVDVFSGGDDTSSTFGSISFDAETGLNTIRADVQTFEANGVAGGAIDNFPGFVQYLNSAGDGAPDSFTFIQAESISDQFSSFGLPPNTDQFGGSGPGEYNLVSVNGSIELGESYDLGGTDFTLEAPTNGEGGAITILSGGEVLTGGGDFSSIDGDLTHSGLIDTDGGDFSQDGDGLTIGSGGSIFTQGGDFDSAGGDFDSLGSIETGGGDFASQGNDFDNQGVINTRLDPGVADPAGSVTIDHDGTVNLGTILAGSIVIIDPGDIDLGDIETSGGFSFTSGGDITFGTITATGGDVFLQSTGGDINPDGEDPGDITAGGSIELRADNDLNVGTLMTLSAGQSLVFIFGNDFNATQATSPFMFDTIQMSGSAAGGGSLGGNGGLGWGGGDSTLSINENNGQFAGQNLDLTVSGFQDIVVGVTGLEGFETLEDQGGIESGSASVIGIGPDQTLTIRTEAGSNGDTFNDGNVTIADQPFGTTNTAGAFTVIAADGGILANSVTTEGDQTYRVLSNAAINLNSVYATQGGDFVADGDVVLGNADTDPNDTVTSVLSEGGDVTFMGDVSTQNGKALVVNTGGVDVGTVVFENNIGDGGELMQLDALGQTLLFNDISTQGDINIVAGSGGVTINSTVDSNGGDIFITTGQIVFSADPTINKTEAGDLLFFTRGGNLTINPFETVGVAEGSLVFDTATAPVGGAGNISFGGVNVPEGSLLVNALGNTTIFETRMDDTATVNATGGPGLLLVDGGPFTSGFNGAPINQVNGVRIDTDRITLNHNGTTSVLIQSTDGQVRINANSFALNPAGQRGIIAVPNLVDAFVQTPAVVPAFFITDDLVAPREITLDLNDLVASLLYDAGNRVTALKPATRQLVLTEADLETLQKFVPGARQVRPDERIETTEGRAVYNDTLRRADGITSSDYNVVITRMNPDAVVAALATYRSVLLAGEDSRAPEIREQLAQAAIDYANAGHAVEGEAYDPAAFRGFLAGAPGNEQLVADLDKLAVLLNQIDRMGLNEVEEENSFREILIGLTPSDLNLEQTRALIMSSAQPTAPPPPADGPGEGDTETAVRTQEDAPVTVAARP; encoded by the coding sequence ATGTCTTCATCGTTGTCGAGTCGTCGTCTGTCCATGGGCCGGGGTGCGAAGGCGGGAGCGGTGCGGATGACGCGTCGGCCCAGCACGCGGCGGCTGATGATGTCGAGCATGGCGCTCGCATTGGCCTCGACGTCGGCGTGGGCGGATGTGACGGCGACCTCCTCGACCGCCGGGGTGCAGGTCTCCAACCCCAACGCCGGGGTCACGCAGATCGTCGCGCCCGACAACGCGATCATCAACTACTCCGAGTTCAACGTCGCCGGCGGCGAGTCGGTCCAGTTTGTCCAGCCCTCGGCCGGGTCGCGGGTGCTCAACCGCATCCACTCGGCGTCGCCCTCGGTCATCGACGGCACACTCAGCGCCAACGGCACGGTCTACCTCGTCAACCCGGCGGGCGTCACGTTCGGCAACGGCGCGGTCGTCAACGTCGGCGCGCTCTACGCCGCGGCGGGCAACGTCTCGGATGTTGATTTCCTCGCGGGGGTCGATCGGTTCACCGGGCTGTCGGGCGCGGTGCATAACCACGGCACGATCTACGCCGAGTCCCTGGTCGCGTTGATCGGCCGGGACGTGAGCCACGGCGGCTCGATCGTCGCGCCGGCGGGCACGGTGGTGATGGCTTCGGGCGACTCGGTCCTCATCGGGCAGATCCGCGGGAACGTGTTTGTGTCGGTCGAGACCAGTGTTGAAGCCAACGCCGACGCCGGGGGCGTCGAGGTCTCGGGCACCGTGCAGGCCCCGGCGATCTCGCTGGTGTCGGGCGATATCTATTCGATGGCGGTGTCGGGCTGGCTCGACGCGTCGTCCGAAACAGGCGAGGGCGGGGACATCACGGTCACGGGCCGAACGGTCGAGGTGACGGGCACGCTGGACGCGTCCGGCGCGACGGCGGGCGGCACGATCCATGTCGGCGGCGAGTTGCGGGGCTCGGGCGACACGCCGGCGGCGCAGCGCACGTACGTCGGCCCCGAGGCAGTGCTCCGCGCGGCGGCGACGCAGGCGGGCGACGGCGGGACGGTCGTGGTCTGGGCCGAGGAGGCAACGTGGTACTACGGGACGATCGACGCGAGCGCCGGGCCCGCGGGCGGCGACGGCGGCTTTGTCGAGGTCTCGGGCAAGACGTTCCTGGCCTTTGCGGGCGAGATCGACGCGAGCGGGCTCGGCGGCGCTGCGGGGACGATCCTGCTGGACCCCGAGAACATCACGATCGTGGACGGCGGCCCGGCGTCCGATGACGGCGAAGTCGCCGACGGCACGGTGCTGGCGGGCGAAATCCCTGACGGGCAACTGCTGATCTCGGAACAGGCGCTCGAAGCGTTGAGCGGGAACATCGTGCTCGAAGCGACGGACACGATCAGCATCGAGGACCTCAGCGACGATGTGCTCGACCTGACCAACGCCGACTCGGTGACATTCAGTGCCGACCAGGGCGGCGTGGGCGGCGAGTTCTTCATGGTGGCGGGCGACACGATCCTCACCGACGGGGCGAACATCACGATCACCGCGGAGCATGTCCGGATCCCAGGCAATATCGATACGACCGGCGCGTCGGGCACTTCGTCGGGCGACCTGACGCTCACGGCGGTGGGGGACCAGGCGATCAACCGCATGTTCCTCCGGGGCACGATCAACCTGGGCTCGGGCGGCGTGTTTGACGCGTTATCGAGCGGGAACATCTCGCTGATCGGGGACATCACGGCCGGCGAGGTCGATGTGTTCAGCGGCGGCGACGACACGTCCAGCACGTTCGGCTCGATCTCGTTCGACGCCGAGACGGGGCTCAACACGATCCGTGCCGATGTGCAGACGTTTGAAGCCAACGGCGTGGCGGGCGGCGCGATCGATAACTTCCCCGGCTTTGTCCAGTACCTCAACAGCGCGGGCGACGGTGCCCCTGACAGCTTCACCTTTATCCAGGCCGAGTCGATCAGCGACCAGTTCAGTTCCTTCGGGCTCCCGCCCAACACCGACCAGTTCGGCGGCTCCGGGCCCGGCGAGTACAACCTCGTCTCGGTCAACGGCTCGATCGAGTTGGGCGAAAGCTACGATCTCGGCGGCACCGACTTTACCCTCGAAGCGCCCACGAATGGGGAGGGCGGCGCGATCACGATCCTGAGCGGCGGGGAGGTCCTCACCGGGGGCGGCGACTTCAGCAGCATCGACGGCGACCTGACCCACAGCGGGCTGATCGACACGGACGGCGGCGATTTCAGCCAGGACGGCGACGGGCTGACGATCGGCAGCGGCGGCAGCATCTTCACGCAGGGCGGCGACTTTGATAGTGCCGGCGGCGACTTTGACAGCTTGGGGAGCATCGAGACCGGCGGCGGCGACTTTGCCAGCCAGGGCAACGACTTTGATAACCAGGGCGTCATCAACACCCGCCTCGACCCCGGCGTCGCCGACCCGGCGGGCAGTGTCACGATCGACCACGACGGCACGGTCAACCTGGGCACGATCCTCGCGGGCTCGATCGTCATCATCGACCCCGGCGACATCGACCTGGGCGATATCGAGACCTCCGGCGGGTTCAGCTTCACCAGCGGTGGGGATATCACCTTCGGCACGATCACGGCCACCGGCGGGGACGTCTTCCTGCAGAGCACCGGCGGCGACATCAACCCCGACGGCGAAGACCCCGGCGATATCACCGCCGGCGGCAGCATCGAGCTACGGGCCGACAACGACCTGAACGTCGGCACCCTCATGACCCTGAGCGCGGGCCAGTCGCTGGTGTTTATCTTCGGCAACGACTTCAACGCGACGCAGGCCACCTCGCCCTTCATGTTCGACACCATCCAGATGTCGGGCTCCGCCGCGGGCGGCGGGAGCCTGGGCGGCAACGGCGGGCTGGGCTGGGGCGGGGGCGACAGCACGCTCTCGATCAACGAGAACAACGGGCAGTTCGCCGGACAGAACCTCGACCTGACCGTCTCCGGTTTCCAGGACATCGTCGTCGGCGTCACCGGGCTCGAAGGCTTCGAAACGCTCGAAGACCAGGGCGGCATCGAATCGGGCAGCGCGAGCGTCATCGGCATCGGCCCGGACCAGACCCTGACGATCCGCACCGAGGCGGGCTCCAACGGCGACACGTTCAACGACGGCAACGTCACCATCGCCGACCAGCCCTTTGGCACCACCAACACCGCCGGCGCGTTCACCGTCATCGCAGCGGACGGCGGCATCCTCGCCAACTCTGTCACGACCGAGGGCGACCAGACCTACCGCGTCCTGTCCAACGCCGCGATCAATCTCAACAGCGTCTACGCCACCCAGGGCGGCGACTTCGTCGCCGACGGCGATGTCGTGCTGGGCAACGCCGACACCGACCCCAATGACACGGTGACCTCCGTCCTCTCCGAAGGCGGCGATGTCACCTTCATGGGCGACGTCTCGACGCAGAACGGCAAGGCCCTGGTCGTCAACACCGGCGGGGTCGATGTCGGCACGGTCGTGTTCGAAAACAACATCGGCGACGGCGGCGAGCTCATGCAGCTCGACGCGCTGGGCCAGACACTCCTGTTCAACGACATCAGCACCCAGGGCGACATCAACATCGTCGCGGGCAGCGGCGGCGTCACGATCAACTCGACGGTCGACAGTAACGGCGGCGATATCTTCATCACCACCGGGCAGATCGTCTTCTCCGCCGACCCCACCATCAACAAGACCGAGGCGGGCGACCTGCTCTTCTTCACCCGCGGCGGGAACCTCACCATCAACCCGTTCGAGACCGTCGGCGTCGCGGAGGGCTCGCTCGTGTTCGATACCGCGACCGCGCCGGTCGGCGGCGCAGGCAACATCAGCTTCGGCGGCGTCAACGTGCCCGAGGGCAGTCTGCTGGTCAACGCCCTGGGCAACACGACCATCTTCGAGACCCGCATGGACGACACCGCGACCGTCAACGCCACCGGCGGGCCGGGCCTCCTGCTCGTCGACGGCGGGCCGTTTACCTCCGGCTTCAACGGCGCGCCCATCAACCAGGTCAACGGCGTGCGGATCGACACCGACCGCATCACGCTCAACCACAACGGCACGACCTCCGTGCTGATCCAGTCGACCGACGGCCAGGTCCGCATCAACGCGAACTCCTTCGCCCTCAACCCCGCGGGCCAGCGCGGCATCATCGCCGTCCCCAACCTCGTCGACGCCTTTGTCCAGACCCCCGCCGTCGTGCCCGCGTTCTTCATCACCGACGACCTGGTCGCGCCACGCGAGATCACGCTGGACCTCAACGACCTGGTCGCGTCCCTGCTCTACGACGCGGGCAACCGGGTGACGGCCCTCAAGCCCGCGACCCGGCAGCTCGTCCTGACCGAGGCCGACCTCGAGACGCTTCAGAAGTTCGTGCCCGGGGCCCGTCAGGTCCGGCCCGACGAACGCATCGAAACCACGGAGGGCCGCGCGGTCTACAACGATACGCTCCGGCGGGCGGACGGCATCACGAGCTCGGACTACAACGTGGTGATCACGCGGATGAACCCCGACGCGGTGGTCGCCGCGCTTGCGACCTACCGCAGCGTGCTCCTGGCCGGCGAAGACAGCCGGGCCCCCGAGATCCGTGAGCAGCTCGCCCAGGCCGCCATCGACTATGCCAACGCCGGCCACGCGGTGGAGGGTGAAGCGTACGACCCCGCCGCGTTCCGCGGCTTCCTCGCCGGCGCGCCGGGCAACGAGCAGCTTGTCGCCGACCTCGACAAGCTCGCGGTCCTCCTCAACCAGATCGACCGGATGGGCCTCAACGAGGTCGAGGAAGAAAACAGCTTCCGCGAGATCCTGATCGGGCTGACGCCCAGCGACCTGAACCTCGAGCAGACCCGCGCGTTGATCATGTCGTCGGCCCAGCCCACCGCGCCGCCCCCGCCCGCCGACGGGCCGGGGGAAGGCGATACCGAGACCGCCGTCCGCACCCAAGAGGACGCCCCGGTGACGGTCGCCGCCCGGCCGTAG
- a CDS encoding Fe2+-dependent dioxygenase: MIQCRNVLSAAQLAELKQALAGADFADGSKTAGPAIRHLKKNLQLDDPEANLRLGRQVLDALWRHEMLNAWAVPRRYATPLFSRYQPGMAYGAHVDAGLMGGANPMRTDISITVFLNEPSEYEGGELVIEIPGGQYQVKFAAGDAVAYPTFSLHRVNPVTSGERLVAVTWAQSVLRDPEARKLHFDLLSACSSLAKREPDAGELPVLQRVRHNLVRLLAEA; this comes from the coding sequence ATGATTCAGTGTCGAAACGTACTGTCCGCAGCGCAGCTCGCCGAGCTCAAGCAGGCGTTGGCGGGCGCGGATTTCGCCGACGGCTCAAAGACGGCCGGGCCGGCGATCCGCCACCTCAAGAAGAACCTGCAGCTCGACGACCCCGAGGCGAATCTTCGGCTGGGCCGGCAGGTGCTCGACGCGCTCTGGCGGCACGAGATGCTCAACGCCTGGGCCGTGCCACGCCGCTACGCGACGCCGCTGTTCAGCCGATACCAACCCGGCATGGCGTACGGCGCCCATGTCGACGCGGGGCTGATGGGCGGCGCGAACCCGATGCGGACCGACATCTCGATCACCGTCTTCCTCAACGAGCCCTCGGAATACGAAGGCGGCGAACTGGTGATTGAGATCCCCGGCGGGCAGTACCAGGTGAAATTCGCGGCCGGCGATGCCGTGGCCTACCCGACCTTCTCGCTGCACCGTGTGAACCCGGTCACGTCGGGCGAACGCCTCGTGGCGGTGACCTGGGCGCAGAGCGTCCTGCGCGACCCCGAGGCGCGCAAGCTCCACTTCGACCTGCTGTCGGCCTGCAGCTCGCTCGCCAAACGCGAGCCCGACGCCGGCGAACTCCCGGTGCTGCAGCGTGTACGCCACAACCTCGTCCGCCTGCTCGCGGAGGCGTGA
- the tssK gene encoding type VI secretion system baseplate subunit TssK — protein MMHPYVHWHEGLFLGPHHLQVMSQAVSQTVTRERTLAMPYPYGVIEAKLAPDSLENKLVRFDRLRAVMPSGLLIDTRFGADLPALNIEDAIENAAEGLIIRLALPLWKEDAANTVPSEEATPAKRRELFNVEDREVPDENTGTNARPVSLRRLNARLILEGQDTTDLETLPLMRIALSTVDRQTRPRLDPQFAPPCLQLRAWPTMTTLVRELAEQVAACREEQAAIMNRGGFNLDAMQGPQVEQMLRLRTLNVYTGRFRALADNPVASPADAYLEMAGLMGELAGLRPGTDPFKLPKFDHDRPLVSLLALNELCRKLLAIEAAETWWKLDLVRGPSDRSYQTVLDEKHLTRPNQYFLAIKTGQDVDTVIKLVEDGRAFKCMPMSLEGKTVYGVPLKYDAHPPLGLPLHGDLHYFRMQRSEKEMIWDRINDDRAICCHWQGMESTDFDLSIYMTVPQEG, from the coding sequence ATGATGCACCCGTACGTCCATTGGCATGAAGGCCTGTTCCTCGGCCCCCACCACCTCCAGGTGATGAGCCAGGCGGTCTCCCAAACCGTCACGCGAGAACGCACGCTGGCGATGCCCTACCCCTACGGCGTGATCGAGGCGAAACTCGCGCCCGACTCGCTCGAAAACAAGCTGGTCCGCTTCGACCGCCTGCGTGCGGTGATGCCCAGCGGGCTGCTGATCGATACGCGCTTTGGCGCGGACCTGCCGGCGCTCAACATCGAAGACGCGATCGAGAACGCGGCCGAGGGGCTGATCATCCGGCTCGCGCTGCCGCTTTGGAAAGAGGACGCCGCCAATACCGTCCCGTCCGAAGAGGCCACGCCCGCCAAACGCCGCGAGCTGTTCAACGTCGAAGACCGCGAGGTGCCCGACGAAAACACCGGCACCAACGCCCGCCCGGTCTCGCTGCGTCGGCTCAACGCCCGGCTGATCCTCGAGGGCCAGGACACCACCGACCTCGAAACCCTCCCGCTCATGCGCATCGCGCTGTCGACGGTCGACCGGCAGACTCGGCCGCGTCTGGACCCCCAGTTCGCGCCGCCCTGCCTGCAGCTGCGCGCCTGGCCGACGATGACCACGCTCGTGCGCGAGCTGGCCGAGCAGGTCGCCGCCTGCCGCGAGGAGCAGGCCGCGATCATGAACCGCGGCGGGTTCAACCTCGACGCGATGCAGGGGCCGCAGGTCGAACAGATGCTCCGGCTGCGCACCTTGAACGTCTACACCGGCCGGTTCCGCGCGCTCGCGGACAATCCCGTCGCCTCGCCCGCCGATGCGTACCTCGAGATGGCGGGGCTGATGGGCGAGCTCGCCGGGCTCCGGCCGGGCACCGACCCGTTCAAGCTGCCCAAGTTCGACCACGACCGCCCGCTCGTGTCGCTGCTCGCGCTCAACGAGCTTTGCCGCAAGCTGCTCGCCATCGAGGCCGCCGAGACCTGGTGGAAGCTCGACCTGGTGCGCGGCCCCAGCGACCGCTCGTACCAGACGGTGCTCGATGAAAAGCACCTCACCCGGCCCAACCAGTACTTCCTGGCGATCAAGACCGGGCAGGATGTCGACACCGTCATCAAGCTCGTCGAGGACGGCCGCGCGTTCAAGTGCATGCCCATGAGTCTGGAGGGCAAGACGGTGTACGGCGTGCCGCTGAAGTACGACGCCCACCCGCCGCTGGGGCTCCCGCTGCACGGCGACCTGCACTACTTCCGCATGCAGCGCAGCGAGAAAGAGATGATCTGGGACCGTATCAACGACGACCGCGCGATCTGCTGCCACTGGCAGGGGATGGAGAGCACCGACTTCGACTTATCGATCTACATGACCGTCCCCCAGGAAGGATAA
- a CDS encoding DotU family type IV/VI secretion system protein → MTPVELCDPLFRYICRLNRSVNAGVVPQLARVRSEVTTLLDQIADKARADQTLRDQFDEGQKGKLNQVLVYFVDSTIADSQCPFALEWPRIELDRYGEQVGDERFWIYLNECLEEGTPAAADRLAVYYQCIGLGFTGLYAGQPEYLRSKMADISRQIQKAYMSSDTKGTLCPEAYDHTDHSDLIEPPAPRMIGIMIAVLGLIITMFIANIYLYREARSDIANALETINAVETDRDDATAP, encoded by the coding sequence GTGACCCCAGTCGAGCTCTGCGACCCGCTGTTTCGCTACATCTGCCGGCTCAATCGGTCGGTGAACGCCGGGGTGGTGCCCCAGCTCGCGCGGGTGCGTTCGGAAGTCACCACCCTGCTCGACCAGATCGCCGACAAGGCCCGCGCCGACCAGACACTGCGCGACCAGTTCGACGAGGGGCAGAAGGGCAAGCTCAACCAGGTCCTCGTGTACTTCGTGGACTCAACGATCGCGGACAGCCAGTGCCCGTTCGCGCTGGAGTGGCCCCGGATCGAGCTTGATCGCTACGGCGAGCAGGTCGGCGACGAGCGCTTCTGGATCTACCTCAACGAGTGCCTCGAAGAGGGCACGCCCGCCGCGGCGGATCGTTTAGCGGTCTACTACCAGTGCATCGGGCTGGGCTTCACCGGGCTCTACGCCGGGCAGCCCGAGTACCTGCGCAGCAAGATGGCGGACATCTCCCGGCAGATCCAGAAGGCGTACATGTCGTCGGACACGAAGGGGACGCTGTGCCCCGAGGCCTACGACCACACCGACCACAGCGACCTGATCGAGCCACCCGCGCCGCGGATGATCGGGATCATGATCGCGGTGCTCGGGCTCATCATCACGATGTTCATCGCGAACATCTACCTCTACCGTGAGGCCCGGAGCGACATCGCCAACGCACTGGAAACCATCAACGCGGTCGAGACCGACCGCGACGACGCGACCGCGCCATAG